One Pocillopora verrucosa isolate sample1 chromosome 10, ASM3666991v2, whole genome shotgun sequence genomic window carries:
- the LOC131782146 gene encoding large ribosomal subunit protein mL45: MAATRILACSRVKSCSLAPIFKVHESMFTSVLVIQARTKVSKKSPFHDGKGHKEKMQEANSSRQKYIDKMTVNRPLNRPYLIESPGVIFSDYLPIRRYYFFTPRGIKERWNAFKNGFWTIYSLVYIRRHIKPFKLTDFGPSAQEIYIAANEALARKSKKDLQEVVTNSVYRALSNEFFPPNKNLHWRFVSAVTRPQVVHVRVGQVQTKDNLFAQITVKIHSKQVMAVKDRYGRHISGSDKLPKQVIDYVVFELPLTSTKYGTWKVCGKLHAFPAEVDTGKHLVKNVPAV, from the exons ATGGCGGCTACAAGGATTCTCGCCTGTTCCAGAGTTAAG TCATGCAGTCTTGCACCAATCTTCAAAGTACATGAATCAATGTTTACCTCAGTTCTGGTCATACAAGCAAGAACAAAGGTCAGCAAAAAATCACCATTTCATGATGGAAAGGGCCATAAGGAAAAGATGCAGGAAGCAAACAGCAGCAGACAGAAATATATTGACAAAATGACTGTCAATAGACCTTTGAATAGACCCTATCTTATTGAAAGCCCAG GAGTGATATTCAGTGACTACCTTCCAATAAGAAGATATTACTTTTTCACACCACGG ggaataaaagaaagatgGAATGCATTCAAGAATGGTTTTTGGACCATATACAG tCTTGTCTACATTAGAAGACATATAAAACCCTTCAAATTAACAGACTTTGGCCCAAGTGCTCAGGAAATCTACATTGCAGCAAATGAAGCACTTGCTAG aaaaagcaaaaaggatCTTCAGGAGGTGGTGACCAACTCAGTATACCGG GCACTTAGCAATGAGTTCTTTCCTCCAAACAAGAATCTTCACTGGCGTTTCGTTTCAGCTGTAACAAGGCCTCAGGTTGTACATGTAAGAGTTGGCCAGGTTCAGACCAAAGATAACTTGTTTGCACAAATTACTGTGAAAATTCATTCAAAACAG gTCATGGCAGTAAAAGATAGGTATGGAAGGCACATATCTGGGAGTGACAAGCTTCCTAAACAAGTCATAGACTATGTTGTGTTTGAACTTCCCTTGACTAGTACCAAGTATGGAACATGGAAAGTATGTGGAAAGCTGCATGCCTTCCCAGCTGAGGTAGATACAGGAAAGCACCTCGTCAAGAATGTTCCTGCAGTTTAG
- the LOC131782152 gene encoding cytochrome c oxidase subunit NDUFA4, producing MVLSAITKAPEVIPLLVIMGTATTGATAFLIRQATKNPEACWDKKNNPHPWLNIKPDEQVKLYKPSHPSAADGKR from the exons ATGGTTCTCTCTGCGATAACAAAAGCCCCAGAG gtaATCCCTCTCTTGGTGATTATGGGAACTGCGACTACTGGAGCTACGGCTTTTCTGATAAGACAAGCCACGAAAAACCCCGAGGCATG CTGGGACAAGAAAAACAACCCCCATCCTTGGCTTAATATCAAACCAGATGAACAAGTGAAG CTTTACAAACCTTCACATCCCTCAGCCGCTGATGGAAAACGCTGA
- the LOC131782111 gene encoding cytochrome c oxidase subunit NDUFA4 — MVLALLRKSPELTPLFVIIGAGCAGAVAFTIRQATKNPEASWDKKNNPHPWLNVKHDEQLKLYSHTDYSKLQKARPDAEV; from the exons ATGGTCCTTGCTTTGCTCAGAAAATCACCAGAG CTGACACCTCTATTCGTGATTATTGGCGCTGGCTGTGCTGGAGCTGTGGCTTTTACGATCAGACAGGCAACGAAAAACCCTGAGGCAAG CTGGGACAAGAAGAATAACCCTCATCCTTGGCTCAATGTCAAGCATGATGAACAACTCAAG CTTTACAGTCATACAGATTACTCAAAGCTTCAAAAAGCCCGACCAGATGCAGAAGTGTAA
- the LOC131782112 gene encoding cytochrome c oxidase subunit NDUFA4-like: MVFTYLRKHPELVPLFVVVGAGCVGAGYYLMRLALKNPDATWDRKNNPYPWQKIKHDQCLKFYTHTDYSKLENKRPNID; encoded by the exons ATGGTTTTTACTTATCTGAGAAAACACCCCGAG ttggttCCACTCTTTGTTGTGGTTGGCGCTGGTTGTGTTGGAGCTGGTTATTACTTAATGCGACTGGCTCTTAAAAACCCAGATGCAAC CTGGGACAGAAAGAACAATCCATATCCATGGCAAAAGATAAAGCATGACCAATGTTTgaag ttttacaCCCATACTGACTACAGCAAGCTGGAAAATAAGAGACCAAACATTGATTGA
- the LOC131782110 gene encoding uncharacterized protein, which yields MHKSICFVRYELRKVIDLCLFATFHRHNFTAMSKRRASSKTGSLKKRGKVEDVDQTAGNEVKTLVEKVARELHKNADHKKSQPMKKYLRDKFEFFGLSSPVRKSVCKELLKEKLNSGDTRDFVQLLWTKPEREFQYFAIDYLEKHLESSTDFEENIQCMKDLITNKSWWDTVDALASKMVGQLVKQHRDLGKVIMEEWINHENMWLRRTAILHQLSYKEETDEEMLFRFCNLRAAEEEFFIRKAIGWALRQYARTSGSKVKKYLLKHKGELSGLSFKEASKHLHL from the coding sequence ATGCACAAAAGTATCTGTTTTGTGAGATACGAACTTCGTAAGGTAATTGACTTGTGTTTATTTGCAACTTTTCATAGACATAACTTCACTGCAATGAGTAAAAGAAGAGCTTCATCTAAAACCGGATCGTTGAAAAAGCGAGGGAAAGTTGAAGATGTCGACCAAACAGCGGGAAACGAGGTGAAAACCTTGGTAGAGAAAGTAGCTCGCGAACTGCACAAGAATGCAGATCACAAGAAAAGTCAACCCATGAAGAAATACCTGAGGGATAAGTTCGAGTTTTTTGGTCTCAGCAGCCCTGTAAGGAAGAGCGTTTGTAAggaattattgaaagaaaaattgaactcAGGTGACACGAGAGACTTCGTGCAGCTTTTATGGACAAAACCAGAGCGAGAATTCCAGTATTTTGCAATCGATTATCTCGAGAAGCACTTAGAATCTTCCACAGACTTTGAAGAGAACATCCAGTGCATGAAAGATTTGATCACGAACAAATCTTGGTGGGACACTGTCGATGCGCTAGCGTCTAAGATGGTTGGGCAACTCGTGAAGCAACATCGAGATTTAGGAAAAGTTATCATGGAAGAATGGATTAATCATGAAAACATGTGGCTCAGAAGAACCGCCATACTTCATCAGCTTTCTTACAAAGAGGAAACCGACGAGGAGATGCTGTTCCGCTTCTGCAATCTAAGGGCAGCCGAGGAAGAATTTTTCATCCGAAAGGCAATTGGATGGGCCCTAAGACAGTACGCTCGGACTTCTGGTTCCAAGGTCAAGAAGTATCTACTGAAGCACAAGGGGGAATTAAGTGGCTTGAGCTTTAAGGAGGCTTCCAAACATTTGCACTTGTGA